CAGGCTTGACAGCAGGATATAATGCCCGATTGAAATTCTATTACTCCAGTAATTGGTATTCAGGTGAGTGCAGGCGTTCCCTTTTTCCATAGGTAGTCTACAGACCCCCAATGGCCTCCTGATTCTGGTATAATTTTCTTATGAAAAATATCCTTATAGTGGATGATGATATTGAGATAAGAAATCTTCTTAAAGAAGCCCTCATTATGCATGGATATACACCTGTGGAGTCTGCTGATGGAAAAAGTGCAATAAAGGAATTTAACTCCCAGAGATTTCTTGCCGTATTACTAGATCTCAACATGCCTGATATGAATGGCCTTGAGACCATGCAGCACCTTAGAGAGATAGATCCGGAGGTTCCCATAATATTTGTCACAGCCTATGGAGATATTCCTACTGCTGTTGAGGCCATCAAGATGGGTGCCTATGATTTTATTATAAAACCTCCAAAGATTGACAGACTCATGATCACCCTCAAGAATGCCATACAGAAGTCGGAGCTTGAGAAAAAGGTAAAGAGGCTTGATGCTGCAGTCGAAAGCTCCTTAGAATGGATGCTCGGCAGGAGTGATGCGATGAAGAGGGTGATAGAGCAGATAAAGCAGGTTGCCTGGACAGATTTTTCTGTTATCCTTCAGGGAGAGACCGGCTCTGGCAAATCCTTTATAGCAAGGGCAATACATAATCAGAGCAGAAGGGCTTCTGAGCCCTTTATCACTGTTGACCTTGGTGTCATCCCAGAAACCCTTGTGGAGAGTGAGCTTTTTGGACACGAGAGGGGTGCCTTTACAGGTGCTGAAAAGAAAAAGGCAGGACTTTTTGAGATTGCCAATAAAGGGACCATATTTATTGATGACCTTGAAAATATCTCTCCCTATGTTCAGAGCAAGCTTCTCAGGGTAGTTGAGGAGAAGAGGTTTTTTCCACTTGGAAGCACAAAGGCAGTGGAGACTGATGTGAGAATTATAGCTGCAACCAATAAAGATATAAAGAGCCTTGTTGCAGAGAAAAAATTCAGGGAAGATCTTTTCTTCAGGCTTGGTGAGTTTATTATAGACATTCCACCACTAAGGGCAAGGATTGAGGATATAGGATTCTTAGCAAGGAGATTTGCCACAGAGGCGGCAGAGGAATTAAATAAACAGATAAGGAACATTTCTGAAGATGCCCTAAGGATACTTGAGCAATATCCCTGGCCCGGTAATGTGAGGGAGCTCAAGAATGTGATAAGAAGGGCTGTCCTTATCTGCGAAGAAGACATTATTGAAAAGAGACATATAGAATTCCTTATAGAGCCAGAGAGAGAAAAAAAGGAGAGCATTCCCCTTATGCCCCTGAAGGAACTTTCAGCCATTGCTGTGCGTGATGTTGAGAAGAGGGCTATTGAACAGGCACTGAAGGTATCAGGTGGAAATAAAACAAAGGCAGCCTCTATTTTACAGATTGACTACAAGACCCTTCTTACAAAAATAAAAGAGTACGGGCTTCAGTAATTCTGGAATCGATTCCAGAATTCTGGAGTAAATTCCAGAATTATCCACATTTTTTCCTTTAAAATCAATTTTTTAATCCTGGCATGTTTCTTGTATTACCCTGAAAAGAAAGGAGGTGTCTGAAATGTGGGGCATAGTGACATTACAGGGAGACCTGACCATTGCTCAGGTACCTGAATTCATGCAGGACCTGAGGGTTGCTATGAGGGTATGGGATGAGATAGTGCTTGATATAAAAGATGTAAACAGAGTGGATGTCGCAGCCTTACAGATGCTTCTTGCTGCTGTTAAGGAATGCGAGAAAAATGGAAAGAAGCTTACAATACAGAAGACTCCATTACTTGACGGAATAACATCTCAATTCGGAATCAATATATTAGGAACCGAAAGTGGCTAAAAAACCAGGAACAATTTTTGTGGTGGAAGATTCACAGGCTTTAAGGAATCTTCTATCTTTTGTTTTAGAGGTAGCGGGTTACAGGGTTATACCTGTCTCTGACGAAAAAGAGCTTATAAAGAGGCTTGACCTTACAGGTGCTGATCTGGTGATCACGGTTCTTTCGCATCGAAGAAAGGATGGAGTGGAGTTAATAAAAAATATAAGAATGAATTCCGGTTACCGGTATATTCCTGTTATAGCCCTTTCCTCTCACGAAGGGCTTCTTGCAAGGAGTCGCGAGGCCGGTGCTACAGATTGGCTAATGATGCCCTTTACACCGCTTCAGCTTGTAGAAACAGTACAGCGTGTGCTGAGGTGAACCGGATGGAGGATTTTGCACAGGAAGAACTTAAAAAACTTATCACGATCTTCACAGAGGAGGCTACTGAGAAAATTTCAGAATTTGAGGAAGGAATCCTCAGACTTGAAAGAGAGCCTGAGAACAGAGAACTTATAAATAGAATATTTAGAGCAGTCCATACTATAAAGGGAACGAGCGCCTCACTTGGTTTCATGAATATATCTGAATTTACTCACAGGGTTGAAGAGGTTCTTGACCTCTTGAGGAAGGAACGACTCAAATCTGAAAAAAGGATAATAGACATACTTCTTTCTTCTGCAGATATTATTAAGAGAATGATCCAGAGGGCTTCAGGTGGCTATGACTATGATCTGAAAGGTTCTGAAGCCATAATAGAGGAACTCGAAGACATAAAAAAATTTTCTATCCAAAAATTATACAAGATAATCTTTTCTCCTGACCCCGCTATGCTTTCAAGGGGTATCGATCCTGCAATGATAATTGAAGACCTTAAATCCAGGGGAAGGATAGTGAATATAAAGGCTTATACAGATGCAGTGCCTGTGCTTTCTGAACTTGATCCTGAAAAACTTTATCTTCGCTGGGATATATTACTAGAGACCGAAGAAGACCTTGAAACACTGAGGT
This genomic window from Thermodesulfovibrionales bacterium contains:
- a CDS encoding sigma-54 dependent transcriptional regulator; translated protein: MKNILIVDDDIEIRNLLKEALIMHGYTPVESADGKSAIKEFNSQRFLAVLLDLNMPDMNGLETMQHLREIDPEVPIIFVTAYGDIPTAVEAIKMGAYDFIIKPPKIDRLMITLKNAIQKSELEKKVKRLDAAVESSLEWMLGRSDAMKRVIEQIKQVAWTDFSVILQGETGSGKSFIARAIHNQSRRASEPFITVDLGVIPETLVESELFGHERGAFTGAEKKKAGLFEIANKGTIFIDDLENISPYVQSKLLRVVEEKRFFPLGSTKAVETDVRIIAATNKDIKSLVAEKKFREDLFFRLGEFIIDIPPLRARIEDIGFLARRFATEAAEELNKQIRNISEDALRILEQYPWPGNVRELKNVIRRAVLICEEDIIEKRHIEFLIEPEREKKESIPLMPLKELSAIAVRDVEKRAIEQALKVSGGNKTKAASILQIDYKTLLTKIKEYGLQ
- a CDS encoding STAS domain-containing protein, which translates into the protein MWGIVTLQGDLTIAQVPEFMQDLRVAMRVWDEIVLDIKDVNRVDVAALQMLLAAVKECEKNGKKLTIQKTPLLDGITSQFGINILGTESG
- a CDS encoding response regulator, whose protein sequence is MAKKPGTIFVVEDSQALRNLLSFVLEVAGYRVIPVSDEKELIKRLDLTGADLVITVLSHRRKDGVELIKNIRMNSGYRYIPVIALSSHEGLLARSREAGATDWLMMPFTPLQLVETVQRVLR